The Coraliomargarita parva genome contains a region encoding:
- a CDS encoding aldo/keto reductase, whose protein sequence is MQTFVFPETDWNVTRLAYGCGAIGGHWDTRPLDDSWRQRAFTILDASLEAGINFYDHADIYTYGKSEQVFGEYLKANPDLRESIYIQSKCGIRFANTPNPGTPARYDFSYEHIVESVEGSLRRLGIEYLDTLLLHRPDALMEPEEVARALDDLENDGKVRHFGLSNHSIRQMELLRAYIRQPLLINQLQISLAHPWLIAEGIDVNLHQDTPGSLGTGLLDYCRLHGILVQAWSPVGGGAFYHARAGDEPHPKQALLDLVHTFAESYNCSAQAIMLAWLLRHPACIQPILGTLTPERLQESAQAETIQLSRVEWYQLLQAAIGHPVP, encoded by the coding sequence ATGCAAACCTTTGTCTTCCCCGAAACAGATTGGAACGTGACACGCTTGGCCTACGGTTGTGGGGCGATCGGCGGTCATTGGGATACGCGCCCCTTGGACGACAGTTGGAGGCAACGCGCCTTTACGATTCTCGACGCGAGCCTTGAAGCCGGCATCAATTTCTACGACCACGCCGACATCTACACCTACGGCAAGTCCGAACAGGTGTTTGGCGAATACCTCAAAGCCAACCCCGACCTGCGGGAATCGATCTATATCCAATCCAAATGCGGCATTCGATTCGCCAATACGCCGAACCCGGGGACCCCCGCCCGCTATGACTTCAGCTACGAGCATATCGTCGAGTCCGTCGAAGGCAGCCTAAGACGACTGGGAATCGAGTATCTGGACACATTGCTCCTGCACCGTCCGGACGCCCTCATGGAACCGGAAGAGGTGGCACGCGCGTTGGACGATCTGGAGAATGATGGAAAAGTCCGGCACTTCGGGCTGAGCAACCACAGTATCCGTCAGATGGAACTCCTGCGGGCTTACATCCGCCAGCCCCTGCTGATCAACCAATTGCAAATCAGCTTGGCGCATCCCTGGCTCATCGCCGAAGGGATCGATGTCAACCTGCACCAAGACACACCCGGCAGCCTGGGAACAGGGCTACTCGATTACTGCAGACTTCACGGGATCCTCGTGCAGGCTTGGTCACCGGTCGGCGGCGGCGCCTTTTACCATGCGCGCGCGGGAGACGAACCACACCCCAAACAAGCGCTGCTGGATTTGGTGCACACCTTCGCAGAGTCCTACAACTGCTCGGCCCAGGCAATCATGCTGGCCTGGCTGCTGCGGCACCCCGCCTGCATCCAGCCGATTCTCGGCACCCTGACTCCGGAACGGCTACA
- a CDS encoding SH3 domain-containing protein, giving the protein MKYLPALIAFLTCLASLSASNFSEGTAAYEAGDYAGAQSQFEAALVQEETAAGHHNLALSLYQQAQPAEAAWQLERALQLTPYQPEYHFKLAALREQLGLLGTETRWYELAGRALTLNSWLTLLCLSFWIGALALFYPIAGDMKAGLATKGLRAICLISCTLALAGTWLSLQDRHRAICLSNTPASLHAAPATGAPQSGQARPGERLHILERHNDFAKVVTEQGSRGWIAGTDFKEVFPQARQDSGNSN; this is encoded by the coding sequence ATGAAATACTTGCCCGCTTTAATCGCCTTTCTCACATGCCTGGCCTCCCTGAGCGCGAGCAACTTTTCAGAAGGTACCGCCGCCTATGAAGCCGGCGACTATGCCGGCGCCCAAAGCCAGTTCGAAGCGGCGTTGGTTCAGGAAGAAACCGCCGCGGGACATCACAACCTCGCACTGAGCCTGTACCAGCAAGCGCAACCCGCCGAGGCCGCCTGGCAGTTGGAACGCGCCCTGCAGCTCACCCCCTACCAACCGGAATACCATTTCAAGTTGGCTGCCCTGCGTGAACAGCTCGGCTTGCTGGGAACCGAAACGCGATGGTACGAGTTGGCAGGACGCGCCCTCACGCTCAACAGCTGGCTCACCCTACTCTGTCTCAGCTTCTGGATCGGAGCGCTCGCACTCTTCTACCCGATCGCGGGGGACATGAAAGCCGGACTGGCGACCAAAGGACTGCGAGCCATTTGCCTGATAAGCTGCACCCTCGCCCTGGCCGGAACCTGGCTGAGCCTGCAGGACCGTCATCGCGCCATCTGTCTTTCCAACACCCCAGCCAGCCTGCATGCGGCCCCCGCAACCGGCGCCCCGCAAAGCGGGCAGGCGCGGCCCGGCGAACGCCTGCACATCCTAGAACGACACAATGATTTCGCCAAGGTGGTAACCGAGCAAGGCTCGCGCGGCTGGATCGCCGGAACGGACTTCAAGGAAGTCTTCCCGCAGGCGAGGCAAGACAGCGGAAATTCCAATTGA
- a CDS encoding BatD family protein: MSRIPLILLALIGLQSMAMAEIAASARFQPTRVNLGNPIRYIVEIYETDKQKMPSVEPVTSMQIPDTNGLNVRNARTTSGSSTQIYNMQATYKRTQSIISDVEAPTPGTYTIPSYTIRYKGQTLTIPSAKLEVLKRGENAAPTVDELVFLKAEVPQQMYIGQTIEMDLQLYIDSSVRLRRIHSFDRTSDGFVLSELKNDSEDSMQNYKGRRYQVDTWPLTLTPIQTGLQDLSFQFRISAQFPDQSGTNSPFGQRSPFGGSIFDDFFGRTEQFNVYTEPLQVEVLPLPEADKPESFSGAIGDFSLQVYSDAKSSRVGEPVMLSVEIAGSGNFDRIEGPELAESPAWRSYKPESTFVPSDAIGLHGKKRFDYICIPQQAGSQELPAVRFSFFDPKSKQYIELDSPPIPMEVAPGKPGNPSAGTLNGDAHPLNGDTASAPIPKLSAEEALLVLDYRPRASRTVDGNWLRQPLFYVFHGTIALAFAFGIVRLRQRRKLQQDHSYRLAREAGKAAKAALSEAMASATAGDSESFYASACRSIRLAATEASGKDLRNADYPEIRPCLRSETAAEACESLFQKADTIRYSGQSQQANLEADRQKLESILKAL; the protein is encoded by the coding sequence ATGTCCAGAATCCCGCTCATACTACTTGCACTGATAGGTCTGCAATCCATGGCGATGGCAGAGATTGCCGCCAGCGCGCGCTTCCAACCCACCCGGGTCAATCTGGGGAATCCGATACGCTATATCGTCGAGATCTATGAAACCGACAAGCAGAAGATGCCGTCGGTCGAACCGGTCACCTCGATGCAGATCCCGGACACGAACGGGTTGAATGTGCGCAACGCCCGAACCACCAGCGGTTCGAGCACGCAAATCTACAACATGCAGGCCACCTACAAGCGCACACAAAGCATCATTAGTGATGTCGAGGCCCCCACCCCCGGCACCTACACGATTCCCAGCTACACAATCCGATACAAAGGCCAAACCTTGACCATCCCCAGCGCCAAGCTGGAAGTGCTCAAGCGCGGGGAGAATGCGGCACCGACGGTCGACGAACTGGTCTTTCTCAAGGCGGAAGTCCCGCAGCAGATGTATATCGGCCAGACGATTGAAATGGACCTGCAGTTGTATATCGACTCGAGTGTGCGCCTTCGTCGCATCCACAGCTTCGACCGCACGTCCGACGGCTTTGTTCTCAGCGAATTGAAGAACGATTCAGAAGACAGCATGCAGAACTACAAGGGCCGGCGCTACCAAGTCGACACCTGGCCCTTGACCCTGACACCGATCCAAACCGGATTGCAGGACCTGAGCTTCCAGTTCCGGATATCCGCCCAATTTCCGGACCAGTCCGGCACCAACAGCCCCTTCGGTCAACGCTCTCCCTTCGGGGGCAGCATCTTCGACGACTTTTTCGGCCGCACGGAGCAGTTTAACGTCTACACCGAACCGCTCCAGGTCGAGGTACTGCCACTGCCAGAGGCCGACAAGCCCGAGAGCTTTTCCGGAGCGATCGGAGACTTCAGCCTACAAGTCTACAGCGATGCGAAAAGCAGCCGCGTGGGAGAGCCGGTCATGCTCTCTGTAGAAATTGCAGGAAGCGGCAACTTCGACCGCATTGAAGGCCCCGAACTGGCGGAAAGCCCGGCATGGCGTAGCTACAAGCCCGAATCCACATTCGTCCCCAGCGATGCAATCGGCCTGCATGGCAAGAAGCGCTTCGACTACATCTGCATTCCGCAACAAGCCGGAAGCCAGGAACTACCCGCTGTCCGCTTTTCTTTTTTCGACCCGAAAAGCAAGCAATACATTGAATTGGACAGTCCGCCCATTCCGATGGAGGTCGCTCCCGGCAAACCCGGCAATCCATCTGCCGGCACCCTGAACGGAGATGCACACCCATTGAACGGAGACACGGCGTCCGCCCCAATTCCCAAACTCTCGGCGGAGGAGGCCCTCCTCGTCTTGGACTACCGCCCCCGAGCCAGTCGAACGGTCGACGGCAACTGGCTGCGCCAGCCTTTGTTTTATGTGTTCCATGGTACAATCGCACTGGCCTTTGCCTTTGGCATCGTCCGGCTGAGGCAGCGGCGAAAATTACAGCAGGACCACAGCTACCGGCTGGCCCGTGAAGCCGGGAAAGCGGCGAAGGCGGCCCTCAGTGAAGCCATGGCCTCGGCCACGGCAGGCGACTCAGAAAGCTTCTACGCCAGTGCCTGTCGCAGCATCCGACTCGCGGCAACCGAAGCGAGCGGTAAGGACCTGCGTAATGCCGACTATCCGGAAATCCGCCCTTGCCTCCGAAGCGAAACGGCCGCAGAGGCCTGCGAGTCGCTTTTCCAGAAAGCCGACACCATCCGCTACTCCGGCCAAAGCCAGCAAGCGAACCTCGAAGCCGACCGCCAAAAACTCGAAAGTATCCTCAAAGCGCTATGA
- a CDS encoding VWA domain-containing protein, translated as MTFASHIWLYLTPLVTLLVVALIAYGLRKRSSLLQQFAAARLLEQLTEKASLRRILIKATLLSLACTTIGLALARPQYGVEWTERKARGLDIVFVLDSSKSMLATDLRPTRLDRAKLAILDLIERLESDRIGLVIFAGQAFLQTPPTLDYAAFRENLEAVSPSSLTRGGSDLGGAIDEAAKAFPTESNVKVVVLLTDGEDLGGSAQQAAERAKAKGIQIHSIGFGTPEGDYLRIRNEQGIEEFVRDEEGQPVRSQLDETTLREIAETTGGLYSQLEPDTLQRLYNKVLNALPREERESEMQEVHIERFQWAIGAALILLVVEGLIRRRGQSTVVVLIAAACLYPSQSRAEADKASPEELYNQAYANLVEGHFETAAAELEGSINESGDLGLQRDALYNLGHAYYQQGQKAFEQQDFETALQKWKQAEDFYQSAVEMDPKDQPAKEDAKATQARRKALEDYLENQKQQQQQNQDEQEKEQSEQDQQDQQQSGDSQDQQGQDQQGQEQQGQEQQSGDSQDQQSQNQQGESGQQGQDQQGGNQQQPGESGQEQQGQEQSDESPSDKQQQPDSGEQGEQAPQPQPSEEGEKSEQQGEDRENNAQQGESMEQEAGEPGQQASGEEGTDEASGSMPVPEVDGENETSEAGPGTAMGTEPVEGMSTEDARALLNSLQSKEQLLPFVESPGPRTGGHIRDW; from the coding sequence ATGACATTTGCATCGCACATCTGGCTCTATTTAACCCCCCTAGTCACCCTCTTGGTAGTGGCTCTAATCGCCTACGGACTGCGTAAGCGCAGCAGTCTGTTGCAGCAGTTCGCAGCCGCCCGCCTTCTCGAACAATTGACCGAAAAGGCCAGTCTGCGCCGCATACTGATCAAGGCGACCCTGCTCAGCCTGGCCTGCACCACGATCGGCCTGGCATTGGCTCGCCCGCAATACGGAGTTGAATGGACGGAACGCAAAGCCCGCGGACTCGATATTGTTTTCGTGCTCGACAGCTCCAAAAGCATGTTGGCCACGGACCTGCGGCCAACCCGGCTGGATCGTGCCAAACTCGCCATCCTCGACCTGATCGAGCGTCTCGAAAGCGACCGCATCGGCCTCGTCATCTTTGCCGGTCAAGCCTTCCTGCAGACGCCTCCGACCCTCGACTATGCAGCCTTCCGAGAGAATCTGGAAGCGGTCAGCCCGTCCTCGCTCACGCGCGGCGGCAGCGACTTGGGCGGCGCCATCGACGAAGCGGCCAAGGCCTTCCCTACAGAAAGTAACGTCAAGGTCGTCGTCCTCCTGACCGACGGCGAAGACTTGGGGGGCAGCGCACAGCAAGCCGCCGAGCGAGCCAAGGCGAAGGGCATACAGATACACAGCATCGGTTTCGGGACACCGGAGGGCGACTACTTGCGCATTCGCAACGAGCAAGGCATCGAAGAATTTGTTCGGGATGAAGAAGGTCAGCCGGTACGCAGTCAGCTGGACGAAACCACACTCAGGGAGATCGCGGAAACAACCGGAGGGCTTTACTCGCAACTGGAACCGGATACGCTTCAGAGGCTGTACAACAAGGTGCTCAACGCCCTGCCCCGCGAAGAACGTGAATCCGAAATGCAGGAAGTACACATCGAACGTTTTCAATGGGCAATCGGAGCCGCTCTCATACTTCTGGTAGTTGAAGGCCTGATACGCCGCCGCGGACAGAGTACCGTCGTCGTGCTCATCGCCGCCGCCTGCCTCTATCCGAGCCAAAGCCGAGCAGAGGCAGACAAGGCCAGCCCCGAAGAACTGTACAACCAGGCCTACGCCAATCTCGTCGAAGGGCATTTTGAAACCGCCGCAGCCGAGCTGGAAGGCAGCATCAATGAAAGCGGCGACCTGGGCCTGCAACGGGATGCACTCTACAATCTCGGCCATGCCTATTATCAACAGGGGCAAAAGGCATTCGAGCAGCAGGACTTCGAAACGGCCCTGCAGAAATGGAAGCAGGCCGAAGACTTCTATCAATCGGCGGTCGAGATGGACCCGAAGGACCAGCCAGCCAAAGAAGATGCGAAAGCAACCCAAGCACGCCGCAAAGCCCTCGAAGACTACCTGGAGAACCAGAAGCAACAACAGCAGCAAAATCAGGACGAACAGGAGAAGGAGCAGAGCGAACAGGACCAACAAGACCAGCAGCAATCCGGTGATTCCCAGGATCAACAGGGCCAGGACCAACAAGGGCAGGAGCAGCAAGGGCAGGAGCAGCAGTCAGGAGACTCTCAAGACCAGCAATCCCAAAACCAGCAGGGCGAATCCGGCCAGCAAGGCCAAGACCAGCAGGGCGGGAATCAGCAACAGCCAGGCGAATCCGGCCAGGAGCAACAGGGACAGGAGCAATCCGACGAGTCCCCATCCGACAAGCAACAGCAACCAGACTCCGGCGAACAAGGCGAACAGGCACCGCAGCCACAGCCCTCAGAAGAAGGCGAAAAATCCGAACAACAGGGAGAAGACCGCGAGAATAACGCCCAGCAAGGCGAATCCATGGAGCAGGAAGCCGGCGAACCGGGCCAGCAAGCCTCTGGAGAAGAAGGAACCGACGAAGCCTCGGGTAGTATGCCGGTACCGGAAGTAGACGGCGAAAACGAGACATCCGAGGCAGGACCGGGCACCGCAATGGGGACAGAGCCCGTGGAGGGCATGAGCACTGAGGATGCCCGGGCACTCTTGAACAGTTTACAAAGCAAGGAACAATTATTACCTTTCGTTGAATCACCGGGCCCCCGCACAGGGGGACACATCCGAGACTGGTAA
- a CDS encoding VWA domain-containing protein, which produces MSFFQFQDPLFFLLLLLLPLLAWWSGRHGPDAAIRFSSTQLAKAVSRRRRSRAGQILLTLRWLGLASLVTAMARPQIGRMNNNTEAEGIDIVVTLDMSGSMRALDLSTREDIVTRLDAAKRVIDDFIDQREFDRIGLVVFAADAYVVSPLTLNHDWLKKNLKRLELGEIDISGTAIGTALGASANRLRKQEGRSRIVILLTDGENNAGELTPIGAAEAAKALGIKVYTIATGKKGRVPVPETNRAGEVLRDRDGVPIYRGRSDFSNYDETELRQIAELTGGQFFRATESGDLERIYDEIDTLETTKVELRSYASFTELFIWPAGLGLLLIGIEQMLANTRYRRLP; this is translated from the coding sequence ATGAGTTTCTTCCAGTTCCAGGACCCACTATTTTTCCTGCTACTACTGCTACTGCCGCTACTGGCCTGGTGGTCCGGACGTCACGGTCCGGATGCGGCCATTCGTTTTTCCAGCACCCAATTGGCCAAGGCGGTCAGCCGGAGACGCCGAAGCCGTGCCGGACAAATACTGCTCACCTTGCGCTGGCTGGGATTGGCCTCACTCGTCACGGCCATGGCCCGTCCACAGATCGGCCGCATGAACAATAACACGGAGGCAGAAGGTATCGATATCGTGGTCACTCTCGACATGTCCGGTTCGATGCGGGCACTCGACCTCTCAACCCGTGAGGATATCGTCACCCGGCTCGACGCAGCCAAACGTGTGATCGACGACTTCATCGACCAGCGGGAGTTTGACCGAATCGGGCTCGTGGTATTCGCGGCCGACGCCTATGTAGTCAGCCCCCTCACCCTGAACCACGACTGGCTGAAAAAGAACCTGAAACGTCTGGAACTCGGCGAAATCGACATCAGTGGCACGGCCATCGGCACCGCGCTGGGAGCCAGTGCCAACCGCCTGCGGAAGCAGGAAGGACGAAGCCGCATCGTCATCCTCCTGACCGACGGGGAAAACAACGCAGGCGAGCTGACGCCCATCGGGGCGGCCGAAGCAGCCAAAGCGCTGGGAATCAAGGTCTACACGATCGCCACCGGCAAAAAGGGGCGCGTCCCGGTCCCGGAGACCAACCGGGCCGGCGAGGTGCTGCGCGACCGCGACGGGGTCCCCATCTACCGGGGACGGAGTGATTTTTCAAACTACGACGAAACCGAACTTCGCCAGATCGCAGAACTGACCGGCGGCCAATTTTTCAGAGCCACCGAGAGCGGGGACCTCGAGCGGATCTACGATGAAATTGATACACTGGAAACAACCAAAGTCGAACTGCGCAGCTACGCCAGTTTCACTGAACTCTTTATTTGGCCCGCCGGACTCGGACTCCTTTTGATTGGAATCGAGCAGATGCTCGCGAACACACGCTACCGTCGACTCCCATGA
- a CDS encoding DUF58 domain-containing protein → MTPSDIIKKVRRLEIRTRQLVTDSVTGAYHSSFKGRGMDFEEVREYAIGDDVRTIDWNVSAKMDRPYVKIFREERELTLMLMVDLSASGIFGSVEQSKRERAAEIASVLAFSATLNNDKVGLLLYTDEIEHYIPPKKGRRHVLRLIRDILFFEPKRRGTLHKAALDYLNRVQRRKAVVFLISDFLDNAPGHKAEEDNLFSSLSLTNQRHDLVCIALRDPREEKLPDIGIVALEDAETGEIVEIDTGNTRTRKRYADAARIRNQAFETNMRKKGLDWVEARTDEPYLPALRKLFARRASRR, encoded by the coding sequence GTGACTCCATCCGATATCATCAAAAAAGTCCGTCGCCTCGAGATCCGCACCCGCCAGTTGGTGACGGACTCGGTGACCGGCGCCTATCACAGCTCATTCAAGGGCCGGGGTATGGATTTCGAGGAGGTACGAGAATACGCGATCGGCGATGACGTTCGCACGATCGACTGGAACGTCAGCGCCAAGATGGACCGGCCCTATGTGAAGATCTTCCGAGAAGAGCGCGAATTGACCCTGATGCTGATGGTTGACCTGAGCGCCTCCGGCATTTTTGGCTCGGTGGAACAGAGCAAGCGGGAACGCGCGGCAGAGATCGCCAGCGTGCTCGCCTTCTCGGCAACGCTCAACAACGACAAGGTCGGTCTGCTTCTTTACACAGATGAGATCGAACACTACATCCCACCCAAGAAAGGAAGGCGGCATGTTTTGCGCTTAATCCGGGATATTCTGTTCTTCGAACCAAAACGTCGCGGGACCCTCCATAAAGCCGCGCTGGACTACCTGAACCGGGTGCAGCGGCGCAAGGCAGTGGTCTTCCTGATCTCCGACTTTCTCGACAACGCTCCCGGACACAAAGCCGAAGAAGACAACCTCTTCAGTTCTCTCAGCCTGACCAATCAACGCCACGACCTGGTTTGCATTGCGCTGCGGGATCCACGCGAGGAAAAGCTCCCCGACATCGGGATCGTCGCCTTGGAGGACGCGGAAACCGGCGAGATCGTCGAAATCGACACGGGAAATACCCGGACACGAAAGCGCTATGCCGATGCGGCACGCATCCGCAACCAAGCCTTTGAGACCAACATGCGAAAAAAAGGACTCGATTGGGTCGAAGCCCGCACGGACGAACCGTACCTCCCGGCATTGCGCAAGCTCTTCGCTCGCCGGGCCAGTCGCCGCTGA
- a CDS encoding AAA family ATPase: MSETTPTLENDAAIEAATEWIPRLRNEIGRVIVGQHYLVDRLLVGLLANGHVLLEGVPGLAKTLSIRTLATATAADFKRIQFTPDLLPADIIGTLIYSPKENSFHTRKGPIFANLILADEINRAPAKVQSALLEAMQERQVTIGDETFKLPEPFLVLATENPIDQEGTYPLPEAQVDRFMLKLKVGYPSKADEREILDRMASTSPDLDVDAVTTLDIIREARTTVNKVYVDPKIRDYIVNIVLATRQPEDFNLKLGQYIQFGASPRATISLTLAAKAWALMQGRGYVIPQDVKEIGMDVLRHRVIPGYEAEAEEITSEDLVKTILEAVPVP; encoded by the coding sequence ATGTCTGAAACCACACCGACTCTAGAAAACGATGCAGCCATTGAAGCGGCCACCGAGTGGATCCCGCGGCTGAGAAACGAAATCGGCCGGGTCATCGTCGGCCAGCATTATCTGGTTGACCGGCTCCTGGTTGGCCTGCTGGCCAATGGCCACGTATTGCTGGAAGGCGTTCCCGGCCTGGCCAAGACCTTGAGTATCCGCACCCTCGCCACAGCAACCGCGGCGGATTTCAAGCGCATCCAGTTCACTCCCGACCTTCTGCCGGCGGATATCATTGGCACACTGATCTACAGCCCCAAGGAAAACAGTTTCCACACACGCAAGGGACCGATTTTCGCCAACCTGATTCTCGCCGACGAAATCAACCGCGCTCCGGCCAAGGTGCAAAGCGCGCTACTCGAAGCCATGCAGGAGCGTCAGGTCACGATCGGGGACGAAACCTTCAAGCTGCCGGAACCCTTCCTCGTGCTGGCTACGGAAAACCCGATCGACCAGGAGGGTACCTATCCCCTGCCCGAGGCCCAAGTTGACCGCTTCATGCTCAAGCTCAAGGTGGGCTATCCCAGCAAAGCCGACGAGCGTGAGATCCTCGACCGGATGGCATCGACCAGCCCGGACCTCGACGTCGACGCGGTCACGACGCTGGACATCATCCGCGAAGCCCGCACGACCGTGAACAAGGTCTATGTGGACCCGAAGATACGCGACTATATCGTCAATATCGTGCTGGCGACCCGCCAACCGGAGGACTTCAACCTGAAACTCGGACAGTACATCCAATTTGGGGCCAGCCCCCGTGCCACCATCAGCTTGACTCTGGCCGCCAAAGCCTGGGCACTCATGCAGGGTCGCGGCTATGTCATTCCGCAGGACGTCAAGGAAATCGGCATGGATGTGCTGCGCCACCGGGTCATTCCCGGCTACGAAGCGGAAGCGGAAGAAATCACGAGCGAGGATTTGGTCAAAACGATCCTTGAAGCCGTTCCGGTCCCCTAG
- a CDS encoding sigma-54-dependent transcriptional regulator has product MPATILIVDDEKNTREGLMLALEDDYDVYLASGADEAFNLMESETFDVILTDLRMAGKSGLKVIDRAITLPNKPICIMMTAYGNVETAVEAMRRGAFDFLTKPVNLEKLEILIKRALKSRTIEEENVVLHQRLDTKYSFDGIVGNSQGLVEVLDKVKLVAPSKATVLLEGETGTGKELIAQAIHQNSNRSRQAFVPVHCAALAANLLESELFGHERGAFTGATERRIGRFEAANGGTLFLDEIGEIDASTQVKLLRFLETRTFERLGSTKSIQVDVRLVCATNRNLAAMVKRGEFREDLLYRLNVVTINLPPLRERPEDLPVLLNHYIRYFSQDNGLDPVTLDESALEVLLRYRWPGNIRELRNFCENIVVLKRGSEVTAYDLDLKYQSDDALDVLEPEVLTSSPTLSREENEKRLLRNALIKANGNRTKAAELMGISRRTLHRKLVQWPELDPKG; this is encoded by the coding sequence ATGCCGGCGACTATCCTGATCGTAGATGATGAAAAGAACACGCGCGAGGGCTTGATGCTCGCTCTTGAGGACGACTATGATGTCTACTTGGCTTCGGGCGCGGATGAAGCCTTCAACTTGATGGAGTCGGAGACTTTTGATGTGATTCTGACCGACTTGCGGATGGCCGGAAAGTCGGGCCTGAAGGTTATCGACCGGGCCATTACCTTGCCGAATAAGCCGATCTGCATCATGATGACGGCCTATGGAAATGTGGAGACGGCGGTCGAGGCAATGCGGCGAGGGGCCTTTGATTTCCTGACCAAGCCGGTTAATCTGGAGAAACTTGAAATTCTTATCAAGCGCGCCTTGAAGTCCCGCACGATCGAGGAGGAAAATGTCGTGCTGCACCAGCGTCTGGACACGAAATACAGCTTCGACGGAATAGTCGGGAATTCTCAAGGTCTGGTGGAGGTGCTCGACAAAGTGAAACTGGTCGCGCCTTCGAAGGCGACCGTCCTGCTCGAGGGGGAGACGGGGACCGGGAAGGAATTGATTGCTCAGGCGATTCATCAGAACAGCAATCGTTCCCGGCAGGCCTTTGTGCCGGTGCACTGTGCGGCACTGGCGGCAAACCTGTTGGAGAGTGAACTCTTCGGTCACGAGAGGGGGGCCTTTACCGGCGCAACCGAGCGGCGTATCGGGCGCTTCGAGGCAGCCAACGGTGGTACGCTCTTTCTTGATGAAATCGGCGAAATTGACGCCTCCACCCAGGTGAAGTTACTGCGTTTTCTCGAGACGCGCACTTTTGAGCGATTGGGCAGCACAAAATCGATCCAGGTGGATGTACGTCTGGTTTGTGCGACCAATCGTAACCTGGCGGCGATGGTCAAGCGGGGTGAATTCCGCGAGGATTTGCTTTATCGTCTCAATGTTGTGACGATCAATCTGCCCCCACTGCGCGAGCGACCGGAGGATTTGCCCGTTTTGCTGAACCACTACATTCGCTATTTCAGTCAGGACAACGGACTGGATCCCGTGACACTGGACGAGTCCGCACTCGAAGTGCTGCTGCGATACCGTTGGCCCGGAAATATCCGTGAGCTTCGTAACTTCTGTGAAAATATCGTCGTGCTTAAGCGGGGCAGCGAGGTCACCGCCTATGATCTGGACCTTAAATATCAGTCCGATGATGCCTTGGATGTGCTTGAACCCGAAGTGCTCACCAGCTCGCCAACGCTCAGTCGCGAAGAGAATGAGAAGCGCCTGCTGCGCAACGCCTTGATCAAGGCAAACGGCAACCGCACGAAGGCCGCGGAACTCATGGGAATTAGTCGCCGGACTTTGCACCGCAAACTAGTCCAATGGCCGGAACTAGACCCTAAAGGCTAA
- a CDS encoding PstS family phosphate ABC transporter substrate-binding protein gives MRFVSVLFLTALLGPAVGADEIRISASDLLADYIREPLASYAEENNATIVVDSIGTLPAMDRMRANEADLAIIAVPEDKPVPRDEYVVYPFAYDVAVVVVNESNPIDEISLARLGGIFGANEEFNYNSWGDLGLSGWGSRSIKPLAGQKDGSVSLELFKHAVLKRGGMKTSVTVVKDEEVEDLVVSDALSIALLPGLPQNKKLKSLMVSSAKDGPAFGPSEDNVHYGDYPIRLAFFIVFNERDAARLKPVLRVLFEDKVAGSLRDNSLFALPDTVRRKLLIDLELE, from the coding sequence ATGAGATTTGTCTCAGTTCTTTTCCTGACAGCGCTTCTTGGGCCAGCTGTCGGTGCCGATGAAATCCGGATATCTGCGTCCGATTTGTTGGCCGATTATATCCGCGAACCACTCGCGTCCTACGCCGAGGAGAATAACGCTACCATCGTGGTGGACAGCATCGGTACGCTTCCGGCCATGGATCGTATGCGGGCGAATGAGGCTGACTTGGCAATCATTGCCGTGCCGGAAGACAAGCCGGTCCCGCGCGATGAGTATGTTGTGTATCCCTTCGCTTATGATGTGGCTGTCGTAGTGGTGAATGAGAGTAACCCGATCGATGAGATCAGCTTGGCCCGACTCGGCGGTATCTTTGGGGCGAACGAGGAATTTAATTACAACAGTTGGGGTGACTTGGGCCTGTCCGGGTGGGGGAGCCGCTCGATCAAGCCTCTGGCCGGACAGAAGGATGGCAGCGTCTCGCTCGAGCTCTTCAAGCATGCCGTCCTCAAGCGAGGTGGGATGAAGACCTCGGTTACGGTTGTGAAAGACGAAGAAGTGGAGGATTTGGTTGTTTCAGATGCGCTTTCCATCGCGTTGCTACCGGGCCTGCCCCAAAATAAGAAACTCAAGAGCCTGATGGTTTCGTCCGCCAAGGACGGTCCCGCTTTTGGGCCGTCCGAGGATAATGTACACTATGGGGATTATCCCATTCGCCTCGCATTCTTCATTGTCTTTAATGAGCGGGATGCCGCCCGTCTCAAGCCGGTACTCCGCGTGCTTTTCGAAGATAAGGTGGCTGGTAGCTTGCGTGACAACTCACTCTTCGCCTTGCCGGATACGGTAAGACGTAAGCTCCTGATCGATTTGGAACTGGAGTAG